In the Borrelia turicatae 91E135 genome, one interval contains:
- the tmk gene encoding dTMP kinase encodes MNKILKNFYCIEGIDGSGKTSIIQKLQKLCNNKLKYYFTKEPSQGVIGEFIRQQLTNFKNPLRKVSLAYLYVADRYEHLYNTKNGIIEILNKGKTKVITDRYLFSSIAYQGELGYKLNKDFPLPEKLFFIKTDPGIAYKRIQENRIQADLFEFEAAKFKEINSRYTEMLKIFDDLIDIVYIENSNEEDLETSTRKIFDLIKF; translated from the coding sequence GTGAATAAAATCCTAAAAAATTTCTATTGCATAGAAGGAATCGATGGAAGTGGAAAAACAAGTATAATTCAAAAACTACAAAAACTCTGTAATAACAAACTTAAATATTATTTTACAAAAGAACCATCACAAGGAGTCATTGGAGAATTCATAAGACAGCAACTAACTAATTTTAAAAATCCCTTAAGAAAGGTATCACTAGCATACTTGTATGTAGCAGACAGATATGAACATTTATACAACACAAAGAATGGAATAATAGAAATATTAAATAAAGGTAAAACAAAAGTAATAACCGACAGATATTTATTTTCATCTATAGCATATCAAGGGGAATTGGGATATAAACTAAACAAAGACTTCCCACTTCCTGAAAAACTTTTCTTCATAAAAACAGATCCCGGTATTGCATACAAACGCATTCAAGAAAACAGAATACAAGCTGATCTCTTTGAGTTTGAAGCAGCAAAATTTAAAGAAATTAACTCTAGATATACAGAAATGCTCAAAATTTTTGACGACCTAATTGATATTGTATACATTGAAAACTCAAATGAAGAAGACCTAGAAACAAGTACAAGAAAAATTTTTGATTTAATAAAATTTTAA
- a CDS encoding translocation/assembly module TamB domain-containing protein: MNLFFIRNKIALSFIFSMIVFVSILVIFILFIQAQVYSARFFIMNYLESKTGFKIKYDKIAPYFLSSIKIDNLELSLNDKDTILMNTVKVNLDLFKLLLGDKNIILDIFVRGSTLNFDLNDFKFLDPQSAHSRTLKLDDDSTNHAIFGKMFNFFDSLHMHLEDINMNFKLSSDKFLKFQIKSFALKTIDDDFLFSFIVDFSSLAVLNPNVSHKNILDSTFYFEGKFKKELEDGYINFSFLKLHTSYFDLLEQGFQINYSKGNIEIFNILRENLDFNLKYDFNKKFLRLDALFFDVNLVNWISFNENLSDYKDYLDTNLNGQLAFSYDFKDKDLRYAFLLNSSSNANMVNKEIQGLKVQIKGNEAVVDVQNAFVKLKRGFIGYKGYYSLKDLVPIGRLDFRSAKIFNFKDINGHLNFSKRNQKFCVKSDDFRVGRLKIRDLNMKTSFAQDRIYVNYLLSFANNNSEISLKGDFNKENFNLNLGVKEFPMLFLKDVLPETFITKVIPEYFLSGKYLNLTSDFDLNTVDYTKSKLNSLNFVVLSKLDDFNLMFNASGEKNIYTVNYFNYSNGDYNVNSNFLIQLFDDSFKINTEFNYLNRNYPLYFELNFKDRYANLKLSPRSKVSLTYSDSSIVYFFDINDFCLYNGDSEILLNVNSLGNYQRMNDDLNVKITKFKLGKIAGNPAYNFNFSFEGLYKDKQVSLSNIRFINGVSNLQGQGHFNLNDKLSGNLNLFSHVNSERYFFGVDSNEDGSYFVGRFQGFNFNNLKFFSFLNGNINGNFILSFKDSDLFNYSLSAYLETNDLSLVGVPTYCSLNLGLVDNNLNIYNIKASQNEREILTGNFRYDIKNSIGISNLNVNSKLFSSSVNASFQKFENKTEEEFGILKSETDGEIALRGLRYKDKDLSDLTIEFKSNPERFIMSSIEYDLFSCLYEYNDGNFDIRLNDYLPFSFVASGNIFGDKITSNIQDIKFDSKLITKDLLGSKTFFNIKDHFVLYDLNVIGRLDVDGDLYNPNLNGEFEVVHGLVSSEYLKMSRQYGKSRILELINVPVIIKDNNIIIENKFNLDYYSDVNVAAHLNLNFLSDSIVDYYKIDIGVSGSSGVPIKFDKVTINFVGHASGDFFIEGNSEEIMFRGELNVSNAWIYLLENSIVDLLIDPYKRSKKVGASDVSSKGLDVVTDLKINFDSNVAFHWPDNKISFLNAIIARGNKLEVKSDTKTDDFILKGDLNVASGSFNYHNKQFVFRGGSYISFNENKNKFDPWVKAEATNVIKDGNENLLITMSIDGPLSLWNLSFSSYPVRTEQEIKYLLSSAIIGGEHGLQSAGTNTAEMALGLASDILVDLIVQPIEDYIRSVLKLDLLSIKTDILRNAIGILGSTTTFAGVLDKTNVKVGKYIIDGVFAKAGFGFLKEEVTPLSQNLNFSINFGLELDSPFFFVDYIFDYNFMKYGHGIGNQISIFWKFKY, translated from the coding sequence ATGAATTTGTTTTTTATAAGAAATAAGATTGCTCTATCTTTTATTTTTTCAATGATAGTTTTTGTATCAATTCTTGTAATCTTTATTTTATTTATTCAAGCCCAAGTTTATTCTGCTAGATTTTTTATTATGAATTACCTTGAATCGAAAACAGGCTTTAAAATCAAATATGATAAAATTGCTCCTTATTTTTTATCTTCAATAAAAATAGATAATCTGGAGTTGAGCTTAAATGATAAAGATACAATATTGATGAATACTGTTAAAGTCAATTTGGATTTGTTTAAACTCTTATTAGGAGATAAGAACATTATTTTAGATATTTTTGTAAGGGGAAGTACTTTAAATTTTGATTTAAATGATTTTAAATTTCTTGACCCCCAGAGTGCACATTCTCGTACATTGAAATTAGATGATGATAGTACTAATCATGCAATATTTGGTAAAATGTTTAATTTTTTTGATAGTCTTCATATGCATTTAGAAGATATTAATATGAATTTTAAACTATCTTCTGATAAGTTTCTGAAATTTCAGATTAAGAGTTTTGCATTAAAGACTATTGACGATGATTTTTTATTTAGTTTTATTGTTGATTTTAGTTCTCTTGCAGTTTTAAATCCCAATGTTAGTCATAAAAATATTCTTGATTCGACTTTTTATTTTGAAGGTAAGTTTAAAAAAGAGCTTGAAGATGGATATATTAACTTTAGTTTTTTAAAATTACATACAAGTTATTTTGATTTGCTTGAGCAAGGCTTTCAAATAAATTATTCTAAGGGAAATATTGAAATTTTTAATATTCTCCGAGAGAATTTGGATTTTAATTTAAAATATGATTTTAATAAAAAATTTTTAAGATTGGATGCTTTGTTCTTTGATGTAAATCTTGTAAATTGGATAAGCTTTAATGAAAATTTGAGTGATTATAAGGATTACCTTGATACGAATTTAAATGGTCAATTAGCATTTTCTTATGATTTTAAAGATAAAGATTTACGGTATGCATTTTTATTAAATTCATCTTCAAATGCTAATATGGTAAATAAGGAGATTCAGGGATTAAAAGTCCAAATTAAAGGGAATGAAGCAGTTGTAGATGTACAAAATGCTTTTGTAAAACTTAAGAGAGGATTTATTGGTTATAAGGGCTATTATTCTTTAAAAGATTTAGTACCAATAGGAAGGCTTGATTTTAGGTCTGCAAAGATTTTTAATTTTAAGGATATTAATGGGCATTTAAATTTTAGTAAAAGAAATCAAAAATTTTGCGTAAAATCTGATGATTTTAGGGTTGGCAGGCTTAAAATTCGAGATTTGAATATGAAAACGAGTTTTGCTCAGGATCGTATCTATGTTAATTATTTATTAAGTTTTGCTAACAATAATTCTGAAATTTCATTAAAGGGTGATTTTAATAAGGAAAATTTTAATCTTAATTTAGGTGTTAAAGAGTTTCCTATGCTTTTTTTGAAAGATGTTCTTCCAGAAACTTTTATTACTAAAGTTATTCCTGAATATTTTTTGTCGGGTAAGTATTTAAATTTGACTTCAGATTTTGATTTAAATACCGTTGATTATACTAAAAGTAAGTTGAATAGTCTTAATTTTGTTGTCTTATCAAAATTAGATGATTTTAATTTAATGTTTAATGCAAGTGGAGAGAAGAATATTTATACGGTAAATTACTTTAATTATAGTAATGGGGATTATAATGTAAATTCTAATTTTTTGATACAGTTGTTTGATGATAGTTTTAAGATAAATACCGAGTTTAATTATTTGAATAGAAATTATCCTTTGTATTTTGAGTTGAATTTTAAAGATAGGTATGCCAACTTGAAATTGTCACCTAGGTCGAAAGTCAGTTTAACTTATTCTGATTCGTCTATAGTTTATTTTTTTGATATTAATGATTTTTGTCTTTATAATGGAGATTCTGAGATTTTGTTAAATGTTAATTCTTTAGGAAATTACCAAAGAATGAATGATGATTTAAATGTCAAAATTACTAAGTTTAAATTAGGTAAGATTGCTGGTAATCCTGCTTATAATTTTAATTTTAGCTTTGAAGGTTTATATAAAGATAAACAAGTTAGTCTTTCAAATATTAGATTTATAAATGGGGTTTCAAATTTACAAGGGCAAGGACATTTTAATTTAAATGATAAACTTAGTGGTAATTTGAACTTGTTTTCGCATGTAAATTCAGAGCGTTATTTTTTTGGTGTTGATTCTAATGAAGATGGCAGTTATTTTGTTGGTAGATTTCAGGGATTCAATTTCAATAATTTAAAATTCTTTTCGTTCTTAAATGGAAATATTAATGGTAACTTTATATTGAGTTTTAAAGATAGTGATTTATTTAATTATTCTCTTAGTGCGTATCTTGAAACAAATGACCTGTCTTTAGTAGGTGTTCCTACATATTGCTCTTTGAATTTGGGATTGGTTGATAATAATCTTAATATTTATAATATAAAGGCGAGTCAGAATGAAAGAGAAATTCTGACAGGTAATTTTAGATATGATATTAAGAATTCTATTGGGATTTCTAATTTGAATGTTAATAGCAAGCTTTTTTCTTCAAGTGTGAATGCGAGTTTTCAAAAATTTGAAAATAAAACAGAGGAAGAATTTGGTATTTTAAAGAGTGAAACTGATGGAGAGATTGCTTTAAGAGGTTTAAGATATAAAGACAAAGATCTTTCTGATCTTACAATTGAATTTAAAAGTAACCCTGAAAGATTTATCATGTCATCAATTGAATATGATCTTTTTAGTTGTTTATATGAATATAATGATGGTAATTTTGATATTAGGTTAAATGATTATTTGCCTTTTAGTTTTGTTGCCTCAGGTAACATTTTTGGGGATAAAATTACTAGTAATATTCAAGATATTAAATTTGACTCAAAGTTAATTACAAAAGATTTATTAGGTTCAAAAACTTTTTTTAATATTAAAGATCATTTTGTTCTGTATGATCTTAATGTGATTGGCAGGTTGGATGTTGATGGTGATTTATATAATCCAAATCTTAATGGAGAGTTTGAAGTAGTACATGGTTTAGTAAGCAGTGAATATTTAAAAATGTCTAGACAATATGGAAAGAGTAGAATTTTAGAATTAATTAATGTACCAGTTATTATTAAAGATAATAATATAATTATTGAGAACAAATTTAATTTAGACTATTATTCTGATGTCAATGTCGCTGCACATCTGAATCTAAACTTTTTAAGTGATAGTATTGTTGATTATTATAAGATAGATATTGGTGTTTCTGGTAGCTCTGGAGTACCTATTAAATTTGATAAAGTAACTATAAATTTTGTTGGACATGCTTCAGGTGATTTTTTTATTGAAGGTAATTCTGAAGAGATTATGTTTAGAGGAGAGCTAAATGTTTCAAATGCTTGGATTTATTTACTTGAAAATTCGATTGTCGATCTATTAATAGATCCTTATAAGAGATCAAAAAAAGTTGGAGCATCTGATGTTAGCTCTAAGGGGTTAGATGTTGTTACAGATCTTAAAATTAATTTTGATAGTAATGTTGCTTTTCATTGGCCAGATAATAAAATTTCCTTCTTGAATGCTATTATTGCAAGAGGGAATAAACTTGAGGTTAAATCTGATACTAAAACGGATGATTTTATCCTTAAGGGAGATTTAAATGTTGCAAGTGGTTCTTTCAATTATCATAATAAACAATTTGTTTTCAGAGGAGGGTCATATATATCTTTTAATGAAAATAAGAACAAATTTGATCCGTGGGTCAAGGCAGAGGCTACAAATGTGATTAAAGATGGTAATGAAAATTTGTTAATAACAATGAGCATAGATGGTCCTTTGAGTTTGTGGAATCTTAGTTTTTCATCTTATCCTGTGCGAACGGAGCAAGAGATCAAATATCTTTTATCAAGTGCAATAATTGGGGGTGAACATGGGCTACAATCGGCGGGCACAAATACAGCTGAAATGGCACTTGGGTTAGCTAGTGATATTCTTGTTGATCTGATAGTACAACCTATTGAAGATTATATACGTTCTGTATTAAAATTAGACCTATTGAGTATAAAAACAGATATATTAAGGAACGCTATTGGTATCTTGGGTAGTACAACAACTTTTGCAGGTGTTCTTGATAAAACAAATGTTAAAGTGGGTAAATATATTATTGATGGTGTTTTTGCTAAGGCGGGATTTGGATTTTTAAAAGAGGAAGTAACACCATTGTCTCAGAATTTAAATTTTAGTATTAATTTTGGTCTTGAACTTGATTCACCGTTTTTCTTTGTTGATTATATTTTTGATTATAATTTTATGAAATATGGTCACGGAATAGGAAATCAAATATCTATTTTTTGGAAATTTAAATACTGA
- the ftsH gene encoding ATP-dependent zinc metalloprotease FtsH, which produces MNINNNNLNNNGKSNNKKKNKNWILVLVIVFLVLAIFMSYFIRGGENYKNVPYSTFQTYLDSGLIESAIIIDKSQIQFIVKNSNLGKSYFSTSIPYFDINLLSELKAKRVEVSSGKSQSSLIGVILQTLPWILFFIFFFFIFRQTQGGGGKVFSFGKSNAQKYEAGKNKVTFKDVAGQEEAKQELREVVEFLKNPKKFEKIGARIPKGVLLVGSPGTGKTLLAKAVAGEAGVNFFHMSGSDFVEMFVGVGASRVRDLFDNARKNAPCIIFIDELDAVGRSRGAGLGGGHDEREQTLNQLLVEMDGFGTYTNVIVMAATNRPDVLDSALLRPGRFDRQVTVTLPDIKEREAILNIHAQKTKLSKEIDLHVIARATPGVSGADLANLINEGALIAARNDQSEILMHDLEEARDKILMGVAKKSMTITDRQKLETAYHEAGHALLHYYLEYADPLHKVTIIPRGRALGVAFSLPKEDRLSINKNQILDKIKICYGGYASEQINLGFTTAGVQNDLMQATNLAKKMVTEWGMGEDVGPIFLVDDEAPIFLPKEFSKSRAYSEHTADRVDREVKRILEGCLKEASDILMNHKDQLVKLAEALVARETLTDNEVRELLGFEIVESEHEKSLRESKLETVNG; this is translated from the coding sequence ATGAATATTAACAATAATAATTTGAATAATAATGGTAAATCTAATAACAAAAAGAAAAATAAGAATTGGATTTTGGTTCTTGTTATAGTCTTTTTAGTTTTAGCAATATTCATGTCTTATTTTATACGTGGCGGAGAAAATTATAAAAACGTGCCTTATAGTACATTTCAAACTTATTTAGATAGTGGTTTAATTGAATCAGCTATAATAATTGATAAAAGTCAAATTCAATTTATTGTCAAAAATTCAAATTTAGGAAAATCTTATTTCTCTACTAGTATTCCTTATTTTGATATCAATCTGCTTTCTGAGCTTAAAGCAAAGAGAGTTGAGGTAAGTTCTGGAAAGAGTCAGTCATCTTTAATTGGTGTTATTCTTCAAACTTTGCCATGGATATTATTTTTTATTTTCTTTTTCTTTATATTTCGTCAAACTCAGGGTGGTGGAGGCAAGGTTTTTTCATTTGGAAAGAGCAATGCTCAAAAGTATGAGGCAGGAAAGAATAAAGTTACCTTTAAAGATGTTGCTGGGCAAGAAGAAGCTAAGCAGGAACTTAGGGAAGTAGTTGAATTTCTTAAAAACCCTAAGAAATTTGAAAAGATAGGTGCAAGGATTCCAAAAGGTGTTCTTTTAGTAGGATCCCCTGGGACAGGAAAGACCTTGCTTGCCAAAGCAGTTGCAGGTGAAGCGGGTGTAAATTTTTTTCATATGTCAGGTTCTGATTTTGTTGAGATGTTTGTAGGGGTTGGAGCAAGTCGTGTTAGAGATTTGTTTGACAATGCAAGAAAAAATGCTCCTTGCATAATTTTTATTGATGAACTTGATGCTGTTGGAAGAAGTCGTGGAGCTGGCCTTGGTGGTGGTCATGATGAGAGAGAACAAACTCTTAATCAGTTATTAGTCGAGATGGATGGTTTTGGGACATATACTAATGTAATTGTGATGGCAGCAACAAATAGGCCTGACGTTCTTGATTCTGCTTTGCTTAGACCTGGGAGGTTTGACAGGCAAGTAACCGTGACGCTTCCTGATATTAAGGAGAGAGAAGCAATACTGAATATACATGCTCAAAAGACTAAACTTTCAAAAGAAATTGATTTGCATGTAATAGCAAGAGCTACTCCTGGTGTTAGTGGTGCTGATCTTGCAAATTTGATTAATGAGGGTGCTTTAATTGCTGCAAGGAATGATCAATCTGAGATTCTTATGCATGATTTGGAAGAAGCTAGGGATAAAATATTAATGGGTGTTGCTAAAAAGTCTATGACTATTACTGATAGACAGAAACTTGAAACAGCTTATCATGAAGCAGGACATGCATTGCTTCATTATTATCTTGAATATGCTGATCCTTTACATAAGGTTACTATTATTCCTAGAGGTAGAGCTCTTGGAGTTGCTTTTTCTCTTCCTAAGGAGGATAGGCTTTCAATAAATAAAAATCAGATTCTTGATAAGATTAAGATATGTTATGGTGGTTATGCTAGTGAGCAGATTAATTTGGGTTTTACTACAGCTGGTGTGCAAAATGATTTGATGCAAGCTACTAATTTGGCAAAAAAAATGGTTACAGAATGGGGTATGGGGGAAGATGTAGGTCCAATATTTTTAGTGGATGATGAAGCTCCAATTTTTCTTCCAAAAGAATTTTCTAAGTCAAGAGCATATTCTGAGCATACTGCTGATAGAGTAGACAGGGAAGTTAAGAGGATTCTTGAAGGATGTTTAAAAGAAGCTTCAGATATTTTGATGAACCATAAAGATCAGTTAGTTAAGCTTGCAGAAGCTTTGGTTGCAAGAGAAACTTTGACAGATAATGAAGTAAGAGAGCTTTTAGGATTTGAAATTGTTGAGAGTGAGCATGAGAAAAGTTTAAGAGAGTCTAAACTGGAGACAGTCAATGGGTAA
- a CDS encoding thymidine kinase has translation MSFYFNLVSGDTKSKLDDIVSISHFDFKANLNLMLIIGPMGSGKTEYAAKIYKDSLIIKNKSSKVLDPITKGRRNRANIFFIRNILDKKRFKDYPKNVIPYRGGGSDRIDGVDFAGDSFDVGQLIDDNPEYGTFIIDETCFYDERLVFILNKIALDSNVLFILPTLLYNFRKEIFNNTAKLLIEYSDKICRLGAYCEHVNCMDESFLTYRYYFYKGEEIAAPYFDPLLIVGGDEIVESAIYPNYATRCSRHHYLVGREYFFTILKPFALLYTQGDRKLFEREIMDLSSNVRNSNFENSLLIESRGKCDIAVLENLLGLPFLAERALITLSLECNILSKGDLKELIDKFSLSKDYIQKVIVSKEYQWIF, from the coding sequence ATGAGCTTTTATTTTAATTTAGTTAGTGGAGATACTAAATCCAAACTAGATGATATTGTGTCTATTAGTCATTTTGATTTTAAAGCTAATTTAAATTTAATGCTTATAATTGGTCCTATGGGTAGTGGTAAGACAGAATATGCTGCTAAAATTTATAAAGATTCTCTTATTATCAAGAATAAATCTTCTAAAGTGTTAGATCCCATTACCAAGGGACGTAGAAACAGAGCCAATATATTTTTTATTAGAAATATTCTTGATAAGAAAAGGTTTAAAGATTATCCTAAAAATGTTATTCCTTATAGAGGCGGTGGAAGTGATAGGATTGATGGAGTTGATTTTGCAGGTGATTCTTTTGATGTAGGCCAATTAATAGATGATAATCCTGAATATGGAACTTTTATTATTGATGAAACTTGTTTTTACGATGAACGCTTGGTTTTTATTTTAAATAAAATCGCATTAGATTCAAATGTATTATTTATACTTCCTACTTTACTTTATAATTTTAGGAAAGAAATATTTAATAATACTGCTAAACTCTTAATAGAATATTCAGATAAGATTTGTCGTCTTGGTGCTTATTGTGAGCATGTTAATTGTATGGATGAATCTTTTTTAACATACAGATATTATTTTTACAAGGGAGAAGAAATAGCTGCACCTTATTTTGATCCTTTGTTAATTGTTGGTGGTGATGAGATTGTTGAGTCTGCTATTTATCCAAATTATGCTACAAGATGTTCTAGGCATCATTATCTTGTTGGTAGGGAGTATTTTTTTACCATTCTTAAACCTTTTGCATTGTTGTATACGCAAGGTGATAGAAAATTGTTTGAGAGAGAAATAATGGATTTGAGCAGTAATGTGAGGAATTCAAATTTTGAAAATTCTCTTTTGATTGAATCTAGAGGAAAATGTGATATTGCAGTTTTAGAGAATTTGTTAGGATTGCCTTTTTTAGCAGAAAGAGCTTTAATTACACTGTCATTGGAATGTAATATTCTTAGTAAGGGAGATCTTAAAGAGCTTATTGATAAATTTTCTCTTAGTAAGGACTATATTCAAAAAGTAATTGTTTCAAAAGAGTATCAGTGGATTTTTTAG
- the tilS gene encoding tRNA lysidine(34) synthetase TilS: MFWNNILTKIESFYFKNSLTKEKVIVAFSGGADSTTLLLSLKEYLNNNIVALYFAHYIRSDFEQNLEIEHIKKFCNFYSITFQIKRCSVDIKRKSRQLGMSVEELARKYRYDALLESFIENGASYIALAHNQNDQFETLVMRFFQGSFLDGLSGIPVINGNIIRPLIEVSREDIEKFLSLNNIVYSVDSTNREDLYLRNRIRNNLMPVIKKIFKGYERGLKRISDFSGELVDYFDKEDYLPPSKGNYYYSFDAMTFFRLPKYLVFRSIFKILNSEGIVSNLSYGTLGEIFRVNLVNKKSKILLKTNDFFLEKRQDKINLIFRKSEEMHEPFDFFLRLNEYHSLSLGKILLEYLECEDNSILTLRCCSYEFRHRFFKSKLQSKKFFSKFVRYNPLYLMLLVLDDKVIGIIDLNTLNLMWSDKSILKKINISLFGGFLKE; encoded by the coding sequence ATGTTTTGGAATAATATTTTAACAAAAATAGAAAGTTTTTACTTTAAAAATTCTTTAACCAAAGAAAAAGTAATCGTTGCTTTTTCTGGGGGGGCAGATTCTACTACCTTGTTATTGAGTTTAAAGGAATATTTAAATAATAATATTGTTGCACTTTATTTTGCGCATTATATAAGATCAGATTTCGAGCAAAATCTGGAAATAGAACATATAAAAAAGTTTTGTAATTTTTATAGTATTACTTTTCAAATAAAGAGATGTAGTGTTGATATAAAGAGAAAGTCTAGGCAGCTTGGTATGTCAGTTGAGGAGTTGGCTAGAAAATATCGCTATGATGCTTTGTTAGAATCTTTTATAGAAAATGGGGCAAGTTATATTGCTCTTGCTCATAATCAAAATGATCAATTTGAAACTTTGGTAATGAGATTTTTTCAAGGCTCGTTTTTGGATGGATTGTCTGGTATTCCAGTTATCAATGGCAATATTATTAGACCTTTAATTGAGGTATCAAGAGAGGATATTGAAAAATTTCTTTCTTTGAATAATATTGTTTATTCTGTTGATAGTACTAACCGTGAAGATTTGTATTTAAGAAATAGAATTAGAAATAATCTTATGCCAGTTATTAAGAAGATTTTTAAGGGATATGAAAGGGGTTTGAAAAGAATATCTGATTTTTCAGGTGAGCTTGTAGATTATTTTGATAAAGAAGATTATCTTCCTCCTAGTAAGGGTAATTATTATTATTCTTTTGATGCTATGACTTTTTTCAGGCTGCCAAAGTATTTGGTTTTTAGGAGTATTTTTAAGATTTTAAATTCAGAAGGCATTGTGTCAAATTTGTCATATGGCACTTTAGGTGAGATTTTTAGGGTAAATCTTGTTAATAAAAAAAGTAAAATATTACTTAAAACCAATGATTTTTTTTTGGAAAAACGTCAAGATAAGATTAACCTTATCTTTAGAAAATCTGAAGAGATGCATGAGCCTTTTGATTTTTTCTTAAGACTTAATGAATATCATAGTTTATCTTTAGGTAAGATTTTGTTAGAATATTTGGAGTGTGAAGATAATTCTATACTAACATTGAGATGTTGTTCTTATGAGTTTAGGCATAGATTTTTTAAAAGTAAGTTACAATCAAAGAAGTTCTTTTCTAAGTTTGTAAGATATAATCCACTTTATTTAATGTTGTTAGTGTTAGATGATAAGGTAATTGGCATTATTGATTTAAATACTTTAAACTTAATGTGGAGTGATAAGAGTATTCTTAAAAAAATTAATATATCTTTGTTCGGAGGATTTTTAAAGGAATGA
- a CDS encoding S1C family serine protease yields MHRKIFIIFMLIFSCNTIKDIDDKQIYYIPSKSINKHIEDNNFEIALSSYYNLRNNGFEMDQGILGLRNKALTGIQNEYIKFCKEGNYDKALFKLETLNLFGMMLAESREQLILKHLESVKRKDPMLASFFAKYYSLDNTFDSLQDFVINEKSPLRNVLLDTAVLTVWVDMGTKILNGHRLPNIALGSAFVVDSLKGYALTNYHVISSQVDNNYNGISNLYVRLPRGKGEKLPATVISYSKEMDLALIKVSFKLEHQFNLHYSSNINIGDRIYAMGSPMGFEKTITSGIISGQNRNLLSVGDSYQIDAAINQGNSGGPVVNESGELVGLTFAGILHSQGLNFVIPSKWVLKVLPFMYGGGILRNKWLGFTFSESLKDLEISYVAPNSPADIGGLRSGDSILSVDSLKFNSLRDLQYYILQKKSMVKFKYRRDNKEYESYLYPQDRPDNIIESIIEGDSFKNLMGAFLGLNLSLVSGREYRVAKVFANGLGDELNFRDNDEIFVYASNYIKDKRVFVLLLYVKRLFSGYLGAPLQLVIPFDSLVFV; encoded by the coding sequence ATGCATAGAAAAATTTTTATTATTTTTATGTTAATTTTTTCATGCAACACAATAAAAGACATAGATGACAAACAAATTTATTATATACCATCTAAAAGCATAAATAAACATATTGAAGATAATAATTTTGAGATTGCTCTTTCAAGTTATTATAATCTAAGAAATAATGGTTTTGAAATGGATCAAGGTATTCTAGGCTTAAGAAATAAAGCTTTAACCGGGATTCAAAATGAATATATTAAATTTTGTAAGGAAGGAAATTATGATAAAGCACTCTTTAAGCTTGAAACTTTAAATTTGTTTGGTATGATGCTTGCTGAGAGTAGAGAACAATTAATTTTAAAGCATCTTGAGAGTGTAAAACGCAAGGACCCAATGCTTGCGAGTTTCTTTGCAAAATATTATTCATTGGATAATACTTTTGATTCTTTGCAAGATTTTGTTATTAATGAAAAATCTCCTCTGAGAAATGTTTTGCTTGATACGGCTGTTTTAACAGTTTGGGTGGATATGGGTACTAAAATTTTAAACGGTCATAGGTTGCCAAATATTGCATTAGGCTCTGCTTTTGTTGTTGATAGTCTTAAAGGATATGCTTTGACCAATTATCATGTAATTAGTTCTCAAGTTGATAATAATTATAATGGGATTTCCAATCTTTATGTAAGACTTCCAAGAGGCAAGGGTGAAAAACTCCCCGCAACAGTCATTTCTTATTCAAAGGAAATGGATCTTGCTTTAATTAAGGTATCTTTTAAATTAGAGCATCAATTTAATTTGCATTATTCTTCGAATATTAATATTGGAGATAGAATTTATGCCATGGGTTCTCCTATGGGTTTTGAGAAAACTATTACATCAGGAATAATTTCTGGGCAGAATAGAAATTTATTATCTGTTGGCGATTCTTATCAAATTGATGCTGCCATTAATCAGGGAAATTCCGGTGGACCTGTGGTAAATGAAAGTGGTGAGTTAGTTGGACTTACATTTGCTGGAATTTTACATTCTCAAGGTCTTAATTTCGTTATACCTTCAAAATGGGTTTTAAAGGTTTTACCATTTATGTATGGAGGTGGAATTTTAAGAAATAAGTGGTTGGGATTTACTTTTTCTGAAAGTTTGAAAGATTTAGAGATATCATATGTAGCTCCTAATTCTCCTGCAGATATTGGGGGCTTAAGGAGTGGGGATTCTATTCTTAGTGTTGATTCTTTGAAATTTAATAGCTTAAGAGATCTTCAATATTATATTTTGCAAAAAAAATCTATGGTTAAATTTAAGTATAGAAGAGATAATAAAGAGTATGAGAGTTATTTGTATCCACAAGACCGGCCGGACAATATTATTGAGAGTATTATAGAGGGTGATTCTTTTAAGAATTTGATGGGAGCTTTTTTGGGTTTGAATTTGAGTTTAGTTTCTGGAAGGGAATATAGAGTTGCTAAGGTCTTTGCAAATGGTCTTGGTGATGAACTTAATTTTAGGGATAATGATGAAATTTTTGTTTATGCTTCTAATTATATTAAGGATAAGAGAGTGTTTGTCTTATTGCTTTATGTTAAAAGACTGTTTTCAGGGTATTTAGGAGCTCCTTTACAACTTGTTATTCCTTTTGATTCTCTTGTATTTGTATAA